The Prosthecomicrobium sp. N25 nucleotide sequence GAGGAGGTTGGGCGTCACGAAGGAACTCGCCGAGAGGGTGAAGCAGAGGAGCGAGCCCGCGACGATCCCCGGCATCGCGAGCGGCAGGACGACCGTCCGGAGCGTCTGCCCGAAGCTCGCCCCCATGGTCCGGGCCGCCTCCTCGAGCCGCCGGTCGAGGCGCGTCAGCACGCCGAGGATCGATAGCACCATGAAGGGCAGCAGCACCTGCGTGAGCCCGAGCACGATCGCGGTCTCGGTCTGCATCAGCGAGAAGGACCGGTTGGCGAGGCCGAGGTCGCGCATGACCTGGGGTACGAGGCCGCTCCGGGCGAGCAGGACCATCCAGCCGAAGGTGCGCACCACCACGCTCGTCATCAGCGGCAGCACGACCATGATGACGAGCGCCAGCCGCAGCCCCGGGCCGGAGCGCGCCGTGATGTAGGCGAGCGGGAAGCCGATCGCCGCGCAGAGGGCCGTGATGATCAGCGACAGCCGCACGGTGCGCCACAGGATGCCGAGGTAGAACGGGTCTCCGAGCACCCGGGCGAGATGGGCGGTCGTCGCCGTCCCGCCCGGCCCCTCGACGCTGAGGGCGAGCATCTCGAAGATCGGCAGGACGAAGGCGAGGGCCAGGAGCGCGAGCCCCGGCAGGAGCAGGGCCAGGGTCTCGGCCCGGTCGCGCGCCCCCGCCATCGCCGGCCTACTTGGCGATGGCCTTGTTCCAGGCCTCCACCCAGCTCGCCCGCTTCGCCTCGATGACCGTCGGGTCGAAGCGCAGGAGCCCGGACGCCGCCTTCTCGCCGTAGGCGATGTCGGCCGCGACCTCGTCGGAGACCTTCACCTTGGCGTTGGTCGGGGTGTAGCGGAGCGCCTCCGCGAAACAGCCCTGCGCCTCCGCCGAGATGGTCATGTCGATGAACTTCGAGGCGAGGTCGCCGTTCGGCCGGTTCGCCACCAAGTTGGCGGTGATGAAGCTCGCCGGCGTGCCTTCCTTCGCCTGGATGAACTTCGCCGGCATGTTGGCCTTCTTGAGCGTGAAGGCGTAGTCGGAGGCGTAAGGGGCGATCCAGGCGTCGTTCTGCGCGAAGGCCTGCTGGATCTCCGGCGAGGTCTTCACCACCACGGCGCCGGCCTTGAGCAGGGTCTTCACCGCGTCCAGGCCGGGCTGGATGTTGTCGAGGTTGCCGCCCATCACCGCGTTGAGCTGCAGGAAGCCGAGCATTCCGTAGCCGTTGGAGATGTCGGTCAGGACCACGTGGTCGCCGAAGGAAGGATCCATCAGGTTCTTCCAGCTCGTCGGTTCCTTCGGCACCTTCTTCGAATTGACCACGAGCCCGATCGCCGCGATCGAGTAGGCCGGGCCCTCGCCCTTGGCGACGTTCTTCTTGGCGAAGTCATAGAGGTTGGCGAGGTTCGGCACCTTGGCG carries:
- a CDS encoding ABC transporter permease, giving the protein MAGARDRAETLALLLPGLALLALAFVLPIFEMLALSVEGPGGTATTAHLARVLGDPFYLGILWRTVRLSLIITALCAAIGFPLAYITARSGPGLRLALVIMVVLPLMTSVVVRTFGWMVLLARSGLVPQVMRDLGLANRSFSLMQTETAIVLGLTQVLLPFMVLSILGVLTRLDRRLEEAARTMGASFGQTLRTVVLPLAMPGIVAGSLLCFTLSASSFVTPNLLGGSRLQVLAASIYGAVTQTLEWPFAAAQAVVLFAGVLLVLVPYVRLTGARHG
- a CDS encoding ABC transporter substrate-binding protein, with product MKLVTASAALTFAALMGGTALAQSNTLVINSFGGAYEQAHRKCVIEPFEKTTGASVKIVTAYSADAFAQVRAQKAAPQFDVIHFSGGQEIVAASEGLISPLDPAKVPNLANLYDFAKKNVAKGEGPAYSIAAIGLVVNSKKVPKEPTSWKNLMDPSFGDHVVLTDISNGYGMLGFLQLNAVMGGNLDNIQPGLDAVKTLLKAGAVVVKTSPEIQQAFAQNDAWIAPYASDYAFTLKKANMPAKFIQAKEGTPASFITANLVANRPNGDLASKFIDMTISAEAQGCFAEALRYTPTNAKVKVSDEVAADIAYGEKAASGLLRFDPTVIEAKRASWVEAWNKAIAK